From the Gemmatimonadales bacterium genome, one window contains:
- a CDS encoding regulatory protein RecX, with product MPAVTALESDPRGSGGVVVFLDGASYALVGPADVRGLGLAVDAVLSPAQVQGVEQRAEVFAARAAALRILAFRALPSTEIQRRLVRKGYAGAAAGEAVASLVASGLINDGEFARHFARTRARRFRYGPARLARDLRRLGIGREEAERAVRDALEDEGVEAVELLREAAARKAATLEDLDLATRRRRLKTYLLRRGFAAADVIEVVKAALAAS from the coding sequence GTGCCCGCCGTCACGGCGCTGGAGAGCGACCCGAGGGGCAGCGGGGGCGTCGTCGTCTTCCTGGACGGCGCCTCGTACGCGCTGGTGGGGCCCGCGGACGTGCGGGGGCTCGGCCTCGCGGTGGACGCGGTGCTGTCCCCGGCCCAGGTGCAGGGCGTGGAGCAGCGCGCCGAGGTGTTCGCGGCGCGGGCGGCCGCGCTGCGCATTCTCGCCTTCCGCGCGCTGCCTTCGACCGAGATCCAGCGGCGCCTGGTGCGCAAGGGCTACGCGGGCGCCGCCGCCGGCGAGGCGGTGGCGTCGCTGGTGGCGTCGGGCCTGATCAACGACGGGGAGTTCGCGCGCCACTTCGCCCGCACCCGGGCGCGGCGGTTCCGCTACGGGCCCGCGCGCCTGGCCAGGGACCTCCGCCGGCTCGGCATCGGGCGCGAAGAAGCGGAGCGTGCGGTCCGCGACGCGCTCGAGGACGAGGGCGTGGAGGCGGTCGAGCTGCTGCGGGAGGCGGCGGCCCGCAAGGCGGCGACGCTGGAGGACCTCGACCTCGCCACGCGCCGCCGGCGGCTGAAGACGTACCTGCTGCGCCGCGGCTTCGCGGCGGCCGACGTGATCGAGGTGGTGAAGGCGGCGCTCGCGGCCTCGTGA